The following proteins come from a genomic window of Stigmatopora nigra isolate UIUO_SnigA chromosome 9, RoL_Snig_1.1, whole genome shotgun sequence:
- the pecr gene encoding peroxisomal trans-2-enoyl-CoA reductase → MAAQSVFRPGLFNHKVAIVTGGATGIGKAISYELLELGCNVVISSRKVERLETAAQEMRQRIPASSLASVTPLPCNIRNEDEVKALVSSVLKQYGRIDFLVNNGGGQFSSPAEHMSSKGWKAVIDTNLNGTFHCCKEVYTTWMKQHGGVIINIIADMWKGFPGMAHTGAARAAVDNLTKSLAIEWAASGVRINAVAPGTIFSKTAMENYKDLGPTLFKKSVPNSPAKRLGLPEEISSTVCFLLSPAATYITGATLRVDAGQSLYHSMWEIPNHKAWPEGPEGENMDALKDLLQPQSKL, encoded by the exons atggcagcaCAAAGTGTCTTCCGACCAGGCTTGTTTAACCACAAAGTTGCAATAGTCACAGGTGGAGCGACTGGCATTGGGAAAGCAATATCTTATGAGCTTTTGGAATTGG GTTGTAATGTAGTGATTTCCAGTAGAAAAGTAGAGAGATTGGAGACTGCTGCCCAGGAAATGAGACAAAGAATTCCAGCTTCCAGCCTAGCATCTGTTACTCCTTTACCTTGTAACATCCGCAACGAGGACGAG GTAAAGGCACTTGTGTCTTCAGTGCTGAAACAATACGGGCGCATAGACTTTCTGGTAAACAATGGCGGCGGACAATTTAGCAGCCCAGCCGAGCACATGTCTTCCAAAGGGTGGAAAGCTGTGATTGACACAAACTTGAATGGCACTTTCCACTGTTGCAAGGAGG TCTATACCACATGGATGAAACAACATGGAGGTGTGATCATTAACATCATTGCAGACATGTGGAAAGGCTTTCCAGGCATGGC CCACACAGGTGCAGCCAGGGCAGCAGTGGACAACTTAACAAAGAGCCTGGCCATCGAGTGGGCCGCCTCTGGTGTACGGATCAACGCTGTTGCTCCA GGCACTATTTTTTCTAAAACGGCAATGGAGAATTACAAGGATCTTGGACCAACCCTTTTTAAGAAGTCTGTTCCAAATAGCCCAGCAAAGAGACTTGGATTACCAGAAGAG ATCTCCTCTACAGTTTGTTTCCTGCTCTCTCCTGCCGCCACCTACATCACTGGAGCCACATTGCGAGTTGATGCGGGGCAGAGCTTGTACCACTCCATGTGGGAGATACCCA ATCATAAGGCATGGCCCGAAGGTCCAGAAGGGGAGAACATGGATGCACTGAAGGACCTACTCCAACCTCAAAGCAAGCTGTGA
- the rpl37a gene encoding large ribosomal subunit protein eL43 yields the protein MAKRTKKVGIVGKYGTRYGASLRKMVKKIEISQHAKYTCSFCGKTKMKRRAVGIWHCGSCMKTVAGGAWTYNTTSAVTVKSAIRRLKELKDQ from the exons ATG GCCAAACGCACCAAGAAGGTGGGAATTGTTGGTAAATATGGCACGCGTTACGGTGCCTCGCTGAGGAAGATGGTGAAGAAAATAGAGATCTCCCAGCACGCTAAATACACCTGCTCATTCTGTGGCAAG ACCAAAATGAAGAGGAGGGCTGTGGGTATCTGGCACTGCGGATCTTGCATGAAAACAGTGGCTGGTGGCGCCTGGACTTACAA CACAACTTCTGCCGTGACAGTTAAGTCAGCAATCAGGAGGCTCAAGGAGTTGAAGGACCAGTAA
- the cfap410 gene encoding cilia and flagella associated protein 410 isoform X1: MINHTMRLTRTQVLTEAKAPDLESVRKLNCWGCKLSDVSILAEMPNIEVLTLSVNSISSLAPLAGCLSVCELYLRRNMIASLSELWYLRPMRRLRILWLADNPCCGENSSQYRLTVLRCLPRLQKLDNKVVTEDEILSAQMEGEEISAPAIGAEQQLSTNGHANAKKDSLGHNTGKTRTYELKMKPQSREKFPTLHSQSTRSSMKKVIFFRRTHLMQCFCF, encoded by the exons ATGATAAATCACACGATGAGGCTTACTCGAACGCAAGTTCTCACCGAGGCCAAGGCTCCAGACTTGGAAAGTGTCAGGAAGCTGAATTGCTG GGGATGTAAACTGTCAGAC GTCTCCATTCTAGCAGAAATGCCTAACATTGAAGTGTTGACACTCAG CGTCAACAGCATCTCATCTCTCGCTCCGCTGGCTGGATGCTTGTCAGTGTGTGAGCTCTACCTGCGAAGAAACATGATAGCCTCACTGTCAGAACTCTGGTATTTACGTCCCATGAGACGACTCCGGATATTATGGCTGGCTGACAACCCATGCTGCGGTGAGAACTCCAGCCAATATCGCCTGACAGTCCTGCGTTGCCTACCTCGGCTGCAGAAGCTCGACAATAAAG TTGTGACAGAAGATGAGATTTTGTCAGCACAAATGGAGGGCGAGGAGATCAGTGCACCAGCAATTGGAGCTGAACAACAACTTTCTACCAATGGACATGCTAATGCAAAGAAAGACTCTCTTGGTCACAATACGGGAAAAACTAG AACATATGAGTTAAAGATGAAGCCTCAATCTAGAGAAAAGTTCCCCACTCTACATTCTCAATCGACCAGGTCATCTATGAAAAAGGTAATCTTCTTCAG ACGCACACACTTGATGCAGTGCTTCTGCTTCTGA
- the cfap410 gene encoding cilia and flagella associated protein 410 isoform X2, giving the protein MPNIEVLTLSVNSISSLAPLAGCLSVCELYLRRNMIASLSELWYLRPMRRLRILWLADNPCCGENSSQYRLTVLRCLPRLQKLDNKVVTEDEILSAQMEGEEISAPAIGAEQQLSTNGHANAKKDSLGHNTGKTRTYELKMKPQSREKFPTLHSQSTRSSMKKTHTLDAVLLLLKDLNHEDLRVVHMETQNRLRIYTLDSLKMLQDSQQSQSADLQQ; this is encoded by the exons ATGCCTAACATTGAAGTGTTGACACTCAG CGTCAACAGCATCTCATCTCTCGCTCCGCTGGCTGGATGCTTGTCAGTGTGTGAGCTCTACCTGCGAAGAAACATGATAGCCTCACTGTCAGAACTCTGGTATTTACGTCCCATGAGACGACTCCGGATATTATGGCTGGCTGACAACCCATGCTGCGGTGAGAACTCCAGCCAATATCGCCTGACAGTCCTGCGTTGCCTACCTCGGCTGCAGAAGCTCGACAATAAAG TTGTGACAGAAGATGAGATTTTGTCAGCACAAATGGAGGGCGAGGAGATCAGTGCACCAGCAATTGGAGCTGAACAACAACTTTCTACCAATGGACATGCTAATGCAAAGAAAGACTCTCTTGGTCACAATACGGGAAAAACTAG AACATATGAGTTAAAGATGAAGCCTCAATCTAGAGAAAAGTTCCCCACTCTACATTCTCAATCGACCAGGTCATCTATGAAAAAG ACGCACACACTTGATGCAGTGCTTCTGCTTCTGAAGGACTTGAATCATGAGGACCTCCGTGTTGTGCACATGGAGACGCAGAACCGACTCAGGATTTATACACtagattcattaaaaatgttacaAGATTCACAACAATCACAATCTGCTGACTTACAACAGTGA